The genomic DNA AGGTCTTTGGTGTGTTTGTTAAAGTAAATTTTAGAAGCCATCTCGATGCCGTGGGCATTATAGGTGAAATCAAACTTGTTGAAATACATCGTGATGATTTCTTCCTTAGTATATCGTTTTTCTAAACTCACGGCAACCACCCATTCTTTCAGTTTTTGACTGATTCTCAACAGTTTATTAGTGGAGGCTTTTTTGGTAAATAACAACTTTGCCAACTGTTGGGTAATGGTAGAACCGCCACCACGATCGCCACCGTAACGGATGGCTCTAAGGATTGACTTTAAGTCAATCCCTGAGTGTTCTTTAAAACGCTCATCTTCCTTGGCTTGTAGGGCATAGATAAGGTATGGCGGCATATCTTTATAGGTAATAGGATCGGTTTTTTCCACCTCAAATTTACCCAAAGTTACCCCATCAGAAGAGATGATTTCCGAAGCCACATAGATGTCTGGATTTTCTAAGTCTTTCACATCTGGCATCTCTCCAAGTAAGCCTTGCGAAGTGGCAAAAAATAACCCTGTAATGCCCAGCACAAAGGCGATAAGCCCTATCCAAATCAAACCAATCCACTTTCTGTAACCCGTTGATTTTTTCTTCTTGGGCGGCAGTGGGAAGGTTGCTTTTTTAGTATTTTGTTTAGAATCCATTGTTTTAGTCTTCTATTTTGATGTTAATGTTTGTATTTTTATGCCAATATCTTCTATCCCTCTCAGAGTATCTTGGCGCATTCCCTGCTTTATACTTAGTGTATAGATTCCATTTTTAGGAAATTGATAATATTCTTTATATTGAAACCAGCCTTCTTTGGTATCTCCAAAACCACTACCAATCCAGCTGCCATCAGGGTTGGCTAATCTATAATTAAGCGTGTCCGTTTTAATCGGTTTGCCGTTCTGTGCCAGCGTAGCGATGAGGAACAGATTGCTATACGGATAGTTTTGGTTATTTCTGATGATAAAAATGAGGTTTTTAGGCACATCGGCATCTTTAATATCCAACTGAAACTCCTGGGCTTGGTTTTTCGCCCACAGATTATTGACATCACGCATCTGCACCTCGCCAGCATCTTGCTGACAGGAAATCCCCAATACCACGATGATCCATAGCCACCACTTATGCATTGCCTGTATTGTTTTTAGGTTTGCCACCACCGCGCTTAAAGTTCTTAGACTTTAGGCGTGGTTTTTTATCTCTGTTTGAGGGATTATTCCGTCTTGAATGGCCTTGCTGCTGCGGTTTCTCTCCCTGCGGCGTGTTAGGCGTTTCTCTTTTTTTAGAAGGATCCGAAGATTTTCTATTTCTACTTTTTTTCTTCTGTGGCTTGCGCTTTTCAAAACGGTCTACGCTATTCTCTTGGATTAAATCTACCGTTTCTAAAACATTGGTGTTGAGCGCTTTTACCTCTTCTAACGATGGTGTTTTCTCTCCTTTTTTATTGGTTCTGATGAGTTCTTTAACCTCATCGGTGTCCAAATCATACCAAACCATCGGGTTTTCCGCATAAGCGAACCACATCTTCTTCTTGAAAACATCTATTTTGATGCAGAACGCCTTGCCTTTTTCGGTGTTCAGCGTGGTATTGGTAGACGGAAAATCATCTAAGGCATCTAAATAACTCTCCAACTCAAAGTTGAGACAGCATTTGAGTTTCCCGCACTGCCCTGCCAATTTTTGAGGGTTGATACTCAACTGTTGGTAGCGTGCCGCATTGGTATTAACCGACCTAAAATCCGTCAACCAAGTGGAACAGCAAAGCTCTCTTCCGCAGGAGCCAATCCCACCAACTTTAGCCGCTTCTTGCCGATACCCGATTTGTTTCATATCAATTTTAGTCCGAAACATCGTGGCAAATTCCTTGATCAACTGGCGGAAATCCACGCGCCCATCGGCGGTATAGTAAAAAGTCGCCTTAGTGCCATCACCCTGAAACTCTACATCTGAAATTTTCATTTGAAGGTTAAGGTTTCTGGCTATTTTTCGAGCTTGTAACTTCACGCCATCTTCCTTTGCTCTGGCGGCTTGCCAAGTGTCAATATCCTTTTGGTTGGCTAATCTATAAACTTTTGGGCATTCCTCTGCTCTGGCTTTTTTCTTTCGCATTTGGATTTTCACCAACTCGCCAGCCAAGCTCACTATGCCTATATCGTGCCCCGGATTTACCTCTACTGTAACTATGCTGCCTACGCTTAATGGCAGGTTACTTGCGTTTTTAAAAAAAGCTTTTCTCTCGTTTTTAAACCTGACCTCTACAAACTCATTGGCTGTTTTGGTGGGTGGCTTAATGTTAGAAAGCCAATCAAAAACGCTTAATTTATAACTATTGCCACAGGTGTCTACGCTGGCGCAGCCTGTAGCGGATTTAGTTCCACAACTATGGTTAGAGGTTCCGGATGCTCCACATCCACAACTCATATGTATTCTATTTTAACTATTATATAAATGCAAAAATAGCATAAATTTATTTTATAGCCTTATTTTTTTACAAAGGATTGATTTCTATGGCGTTCTCTCGATTGGAGTAATGCTATTTCTGCCAAAGTAATAAAGTTTAAAGCAAATAAGCCAACAATCAGGCACAAGCGCTAAACTGTTTAATATTAAACAGAAATTTTATCAGAGTTAATTTTAGCCTTTATTACCTTGTAATATAGCTATTTATTTATTCTATGCATATTATTTATCATCAAACACCATCAATTAAATGGCAGTTGTTTAAAAAAAATGTTTATATTTGGACACTCTTATATAATTCAAAACTTATGAAAAAAATATTGATTACCGCAAGCGTTTTATGTGGACTTACGGCTTATGCAGGGGGCTTTAGAGTATCTTTACAAGGGGTTAAGCAACTGGCAATGGCGCACACCAGTGCCCACGCAGAAGATGCCAGCATCGCCTTTTTTAACCCTGCAGGAATTTCTTTTATCCCTACGAAATTGAGCATCGTGGCAGGTGGTTTTGGTGTAAAAACCGATATAGATTATCAGAATCTAAATACTTTAGAATCTTATTCTACAGAAAATCCGATAGGAACGCCTATCTATGCCGCTATTGCGTATAAAGTAACCGATCAGTTTTCGGTAGGGTTTAGTTTTACCACGCCTTTTGGAAGTACCATCCAATGGCCTTCGGACTGGAGTGGCAAAGAAATGGTACAGAAAATGGAGCTGAAGAGTTTCTATTTCCAACCTATGGTGTCTTTTAAATTGGCAGACTGGGTTTCTGTGGGTGGTAGCTACATCTACGCCAAAGGAAGCGTGAACTGGGACAAAGCCGTTACCAGCGCCAATGGTACGATGAACATTAAAGACGACCAAGCCTCTGGTCATGGGTTTGGGTTAGGCTTTTATTTCCAACCGAATGACAAGTTAGATGTGAGCATTGCCTACCGTTCGCCAGTAGATATAAAAGCGGACAACGGCACCGTCACTTTTAATATGCCGAAATCACTCTTCGCCCTTAGAGGATTGGACAGCAATGGTCAAGACCGATTTAAAGCCACTTTACCTTTGGCAGAAGAATACACCATTGGTGCTACTTATAAAATCACACCGAAATGGTTAGTTTCCGCAGATTTCAACTATACTGGTTGGTCAAGATACGGTCAATTGACTTTAGATTTTGACAAAGCCACCTTAGGCAACCAACCTGATGACAATACCGTTTTGATCACGCCTAAAAACTTCAAAAATACCCAAACTTGGCGTGTAGGTACACAATATATGGTAACGGATAAAATAGCGGCGCGCTTAGGTTATTATTACGATGAATCGCCCTACGCAGATGAAGATTTTATCCCAGAAACACCATCGTTCAATGCGCAAGTGCTCACCGCTGGGTTAGGCTTTAAGCTCAATCGTTTTGGTGTAGATTTGGGCGTGGGTATTCCATTCTACAAATCCAGAGCCGTTAATAACGATTACTACAACTTCTATGGACAAGCTAAGGCTAAAGCCGTTTACTTCGGTTTAGGACTTTCTTATAATGCATTTTAATCTCAACTATTATGAAAAAAATAATCATATCTTCATTCGCAATAGCTGCCCTATTTTCGGTAGCCAGCTGTAATAATGATTTTGACAACGATGTTACTTCTACCGTAATTTCTAATGGCGAAGCCGACTTTTCTAACTATGTAGCCTTAGGGAACTCCCTTACTTCGGGGTACAGAGACGGAACTCTATACGCCAGCGGACAGGAGGAATCTTACCCTGTGATGGTGGCAGCACAAATGCAAAAAGCTGGTGGTGGCACCTTCACTCAACCTATGATGCCTAACGACATTGGTGGCTTTACCAATATCCCAGGTTTTGCAGGGAAACTTACTTTAAAAGTAGTAGACAACTCTTTAGCGCCTGTGGCTTCAGCGCCAGCTGCGGCATTAGACCATATTTCTGGCAAGTTCAATAATATGGGCGTGCCAGGTGCTAAATCATTCCATCTCTTAGCAGAAGGCTATGGTAACCCTGCCGCTTTAGCGGTAGGAAAAGCCAACCCTTTCTTTGTGAGGTTTGCCTCAGCGCCAACCACGTCCGTGCTAAAAGATGCGATGGCACAAAAACCGACTTTCTTCTCATTATGGATCGGGAATAATGACGTCCTTTCTTATGCCTCTTCAGGCGGCGTGGGCGTGGACCAAAAAGGAAATTTAGACCCACGCACCTACGGAAGTAACGATATTAGCGACCCCGATGTAGTGGCTGGTTCTATTAAAGCTATCCTTGAAGGAATGAAAGCCGTGGGCGCCACCAAAGGTGTTATCGCGAATATTCCTAATGTGACTTCTATTCCGTTTTTCACAACAATACCTTATAATCCTGTGCCGTTAGACCAAGCGACCGCAGATTTATTCAACCAAAAAGTGGCAGGCATTAAGCAAATTTTAACTGCCTATGGCGAGGGGAATAGAATTGCGACCTTAAAAGCGGGCGCCAACCCTTTACTCATCAAAGATGAGGCATTGAAAGATTTATCCAAAGAAATTACAACGGCTTTAGTGCAGGCAGGCGTTCCTTTAGCTCAAGCGGCAGTAGCTGGAAAAATCTTTGGGCAGGCAAGGCATACCACTTCGGAGGATTTAATCCCTCTAACGACCAAAAGTGCTATCAACACCCAGCCTAATTACCCTTATGCTGTAGAGCCTTTTAACCGTTATGGCATTACTTTCCCACTGGAAGACCAGCATGTGCTCACCGTTACAGAAAAACAAGAGGTACTGACTGCAACAGCAGCTTATAACCAAAGAATTAAAGCTTTAGCCGATGCTTATGGTTTAGCTTTTGTAGATGCCAGTAGCAAGCTAAACGAGCTTTCAAAATCATCAGGTATTCGGTTTGATGGGGTTAAATATACCGCTACTTATATTGCTGGTGGTGCATTCTCCTTAGATGGCGTTCACTTAACAGGTAGAGGATACGCTGTGATAGCGAATGAGTTCATCAAAGCGATTAACGCCCAATACAAATCGACTTTACCACAAGTCAACCCTAATGCTTACTCAGGGGTTCAGTTCCCTTAAAATCAATAACAAAAAAGCCGGTTAGAATTTTTAACCGGCTTTTTTTATGGTAAAAAACCACTTAGCGGAAGTTTCATTTACAACAATTTTATTCATCAAAAAAAGGCAATGGCTCAAAAATAAATCCAAGTTTTTTTAATCTACCTCACTTCCTAAATCTTTCATACCAGTTTGCAATACTTCCTACCCCCTTCAAAGGGGAATTGAGCAAATCCAATCATTCAACCTTCTATTCACTCCACCAACTACCGTTCAGCAGCGTAAAACAACGGTTCGGGAAGTTATTTTTGTGTGCCTTTGGGGCGAGGATTATCTTTGCTTCATCATCTTAAAAGCATATCAAAATGAAAACAAAATTTCAAATTTCAAAATGGGCATTGGCACTCGGTTTTACCGTGATTTCTTACCTTGGTTACGCCCAAACCAATGACGAAAAAACGATGGCAGAACAAATTCATCTGCTGCAACAAGCCCAAACCCCAGAAGATTTTGATGCAGTGGCTCAACAGTTTAGCCACATAGCCGAACAAACGCCAGAAGATTGGTTACCAGCTTATTACACAGCATTGGCATTACTCCAAGAAGGGCGGCGGATGCTGAAAGACTCCACTCAAATACCGCAATTGGATCCCCTCACTGATAAGGCTTGGGAGTACATCAAAAAAGCCGAAGCCGTGTCGCCTCCAAATGCAGAAATTTATATTTTGAAGAAAATATATCATAATTTAAAATTAGTTGTAAATCCTCAAAAACGCTACCTTACGGAGATCCCCGAAGGCAAAAAAGCCCTTAAAATGGCTCAACTTTTGGATCCTGAAAACCCAAGAATTACCCTACTCCAAGCGGAAGAAGCCTACTTTATCCCACCCAATTTTGGAGGCAACCGCACGCAAGCGATGGCTTTGTTTAAGAAGGCTTTAACTCAATTTGAAACCTATCGCCCCAAAACAGCTTTGTCTCCCAATTGGGGAAAAGAAGAAGCAATGTATTTCATCAATTCGCAATCATTTTAAGTATTTTTGTTTCATTTAATAATAATTCTATGCGAAAATTCCTTTGGGAGCTCTTCATTTTTATGATGATCAGCATCGCCATATTCTTACCTCAAGAACACAAAACTTGGTACAAATTCTTTCTATCATTCAGTATATCAGCGGTTTATTTTTTAGGATTTGGTTTGTCCAACGGGCTTCTTCACCAAGTGCTTAATCAAAAAATGTCTTGGAAAACGCCAATTCATACGCGTTTCTTTTGGACGATTTTGACCACGATAGGTCTCAATTTAACGATGACTTTTTTAGTGAGTTTCGTGAGTATTCAACTGATACAAAGGCAGTCTGTGGATATGTTTAGCGAGAAAATGATGTTTGCCAATGGGCTGATTTTCTCCCTTGCTCTGTTTATTTCGGTGGGTTTTTATTACTATTATTCGATGGTGGAGGTCAAACGAAATTACGAAGCTAAATTGGAGGCGGAACAACGCTTGGCACAGGCAAAAATCTCCCAATTTGAAGGGTTAAAAAGCCAGTTGGACCCTCATTTTTTGTTCAATTCGCTGAATATTCTCACGGCGCTCATTGCGGAAAATCCCGAAAAAGCCCAACGCTTTACCGAAGAATTATCCCATATTTACCGCTATATTTTGGAGCAAAAAGAACGCCCTTGGGTGAACATCTCCGAAGAAATGGCTTTTGCGAAATCTTACCTTCATCTGTTGAAAACCCGCTTTGAGGAGAGCATTCAATTTGAAATTTTAGGTGAAATTCCTGAGGAAAAATGGCTGATTCCGTTATCTTTGCAATTGTTGCTGGAAAATGCCATCAAGCACAATATCGCCACGCTCCAGCAACCCTTAAAAATCCGAATTTATGCCGAAAATAACCATTTAATCGTGGAAAATAATTTGCAAAAACGCCCTAAAAACACCGCTCGGAAAGGCTTCGGTTTGACGAATATCCAAAAACGCTATGCCTTGCAAACGCAACAGACCGTGGGCATAGAGGAAACCGCTACGAAATTCAGCGTTAAACTGCCCATTATCAACCTTTTAAACTCATAAAAAACAATGATTAAAACGGTTATTATAGAAGATGAAGCCTTGGCAATGAGGCGGTTACAAAAGATGCTCAGCCATTTTCCAGAAGTGGAAATCGTGGGTGTTATCCGCTCGGTGGCAGAGGGTGTGGCATACTTTAAAAATCACCCGCACCCCGACCTTATTTTGTCGGATATTGCCCTTGGGGATGGGCTTTCTTTTGATATTTTTGAGGAAATTCCTACACAGAGTTTCATCATCTACACCACCGCTTTTGACCAATATACGCTGCGTGCCTTCCAACTCAACTCCATTGATTATCTCCTGAAACCCTTTACCCAAGAGGCTTTACAGCAAGCGATAGAAAAATACAAAACTTTTAGACCGCCACAACAGAGCTACCAGCAACTCAATTTTAGAGAGCTGATACAAAAAGAGCCGCCCAAGCTCGCTCGGCTATTGGTGAAAATCGGTTACAACCTGAAAATCATTGCGATAGAGGAGGTTTTATGCTTTTACACCGAACACAAAATCGTGTATGCTCAAACGGCGGAGCGTGCCTATCCCATTGATTTTTCGTTGGAAGAATTGGAAAAAGTGTTGGAACCCACCTTGTTTTTTCGGGTCAATCGGCAGACCATTCTTGGGCTCTCGCACATCAAAAACATCCACACATCGCCCACTTACACCGTGGAACTCTACCACCACAGCACGCCCATCAGCATCAGCCGCGAGCGTGTAAAAAACTTTAAAGACTGGCTGGAAGGGAAAAATTAAATTTTTTAAGTCTGATATAAACTTGTGATAGCTTTCCTTGTCTCCTCAAAAGGGGCTTCCGCAAGCAATAATACCCATTCAGGCGGGGGTGGCAGGTAGCAGCCTCAGGCGATTTTGACACGAACTTGCGAACTCGGCGGAGCCAATTTTAATCTTTGAATAATTTTAAATTATGAAATTTGGCATATGAAATACCTTTGGACAAACACTTCACTCGACGGACACCTCTCTTTAAAAAAGAGGGGAATTATTCACAACTTCACGCACAATTTTCTCCTTTCGGAGGGTTGAACGGGTAGTACCCAAAAGCGATTTTTTTTGTAAAAATGAATAATTGCTTGCAGGTGCCACCTGCCTCTCCGTTTGCGTGAGGGCGGAGGGCATTGTTGGAGCTCTTTTTTGATTTTTTTTGAGAAAAATCAAAAAAAGCGACTGCCCGTAGA from Riemerella columbina includes the following:
- a CDS encoding gliding motility lipoprotein GldH encodes the protein MHKWWLWIIVVLGISCQQDAGEVQMRDVNNLWAKNQAQEFQLDIKDADVPKNLIFIIRNNQNYPYSNLFLIATLAQNGKPIKTDTLNYRLANPDGSWIGSGFGDTKEGWFQYKEYYQFPKNGIYTLSIKQGMRQDTLRGIEDIGIKIQTLTSK
- a CDS encoding PSP1 domain-containing protein, coding for MSCGCGASGTSNHSCGTKSATGCASVDTCGNSYKLSVFDWLSNIKPPTKTANEFVEVRFKNERKAFFKNASNLPLSVGSIVTVEVNPGHDIGIVSLAGELVKIQMRKKKARAEECPKVYRLANQKDIDTWQAARAKEDGVKLQARKIARNLNLQMKISDVEFQGDGTKATFYYTADGRVDFRQLIKEFATMFRTKIDMKQIGYRQEAAKVGGIGSCGRELCCSTWLTDFRSVNTNAARYQQLSINPQKLAGQCGKLKCCLNFELESYLDALDDFPSTNTTLNTEKGKAFCIKIDVFKKKMWFAYAENPMVWYDLDTDEVKELIRTNKKGEKTPSLEEVKALNTNVLETVDLIQENSVDRFEKRKPQKKKSRNRKSSDPSKKRETPNTPQGEKPQQQGHSRRNNPSNRDKKPRLKSKNFKRGGGKPKNNTGNA
- a CDS encoding OmpP1/FadL family transporter; the protein is MKKILITASVLCGLTAYAGGFRVSLQGVKQLAMAHTSAHAEDASIAFFNPAGISFIPTKLSIVAGGFGVKTDIDYQNLNTLESYSTENPIGTPIYAAIAYKVTDQFSVGFSFTTPFGSTIQWPSDWSGKEMVQKMELKSFYFQPMVSFKLADWVSVGGSYIYAKGSVNWDKAVTSANGTMNIKDDQASGHGFGLGFYFQPNDKLDVSIAYRSPVDIKADNGTVTFNMPKSLFALRGLDSNGQDRFKATLPLAEEYTIGATYKITPKWLVSADFNYTGWSRYGQLTLDFDKATLGNQPDDNTVLITPKNFKNTQTWRVGTQYMVTDKIAARLGYYYDESPYADEDFIPETPSFNAQVLTAGLGFKLNRFGVDLGVGIPFYKSRAVNNDYYNFYGQAKAKAVYFGLGLSYNAF
- a CDS encoding G-D-S-L family lipolytic protein; the encoded protein is MKKIIISSFAIAALFSVASCNNDFDNDVTSTVISNGEADFSNYVALGNSLTSGYRDGTLYASGQEESYPVMVAAQMQKAGGGTFTQPMMPNDIGGFTNIPGFAGKLTLKVVDNSLAPVASAPAAALDHISGKFNNMGVPGAKSFHLLAEGYGNPAALAVGKANPFFVRFASAPTTSVLKDAMAQKPTFFSLWIGNNDVLSYASSGGVGVDQKGNLDPRTYGSNDISDPDVVAGSIKAILEGMKAVGATKGVIANIPNVTSIPFFTTIPYNPVPLDQATADLFNQKVAGIKQILTAYGEGNRIATLKAGANPLLIKDEALKDLSKEITTALVQAGVPLAQAAVAGKIFGQARHTTSEDLIPLTTKSAINTQPNYPYAVEPFNRYGITFPLEDQHVLTVTEKQEVLTATAAYNQRIKALADAYGLAFVDASSKLNELSKSSGIRFDGVKYTATYIAGGAFSLDGVHLTGRGYAVIANEFIKAINAQYKSTLPQVNPNAYSGVQFP
- a CDS encoding sensor histidine kinase; translation: MRKFLWELFIFMMISIAIFLPQEHKTWYKFFLSFSISAVYFLGFGLSNGLLHQVLNQKMSWKTPIHTRFFWTILTTIGLNLTMTFLVSFVSIQLIQRQSVDMFSEKMMFANGLIFSLALFISVGFYYYYSMVEVKRNYEAKLEAEQRLAQAKISQFEGLKSQLDPHFLFNSLNILTALIAENPEKAQRFTEELSHIYRYILEQKERPWVNISEEMAFAKSYLHLLKTRFEESIQFEILGEIPEEKWLIPLSLQLLLENAIKHNIATLQQPLKIRIYAENNHLIVENNLQKRPKNTARKGFGLTNIQKRYALQTQQTVGIEETATKFSVKLPIINLLNS
- a CDS encoding LytR/AlgR family response regulator transcription factor encodes the protein MIKTVIIEDEALAMRRLQKMLSHFPEVEIVGVIRSVAEGVAYFKNHPHPDLILSDIALGDGLSFDIFEEIPTQSFIIYTTAFDQYTLRAFQLNSIDYLLKPFTQEALQQAIEKYKTFRPPQQSYQQLNFRELIQKEPPKLARLLVKIGYNLKIIAIEEVLCFYTEHKIVYAQTAERAYPIDFSLEELEKVLEPTLFFRVNRQTILGLSHIKNIHTSPTYTVELYHHSTPISISRERVKNFKDWLEGKN